The following coding sequences lie in one Chitinophagaceae bacterium genomic window:
- a CDS encoding sulfatase-like hydrolase/transferase: MKFYHYTLSILLLLCCFLSSGLYAQSISQVSAIGPSSATVTWQGCNDNNEAIRYRLDGTSDWITVSTGTISTFKIPNLRPKTHYEFEVKTGSVNGVETWSAGEKILTIGRPNLLVIMADDGRYDNYTVNGGPDFFPSPNINSIAEEGANFKYCFPALSLCSPSRASLVTGTYPHHHGVFGNAVIDTLLLPTVAEILHDSGYYVGLVGKYGFDKWPIPGYDYWLQSASDPYTNVIYDTPTGPTFIPGHKTNVFTNGAKDFLSSVPDDKPFCLFLFHKAPHVPLDPRPDDTTLFLTDTMPFPDDFYPYTEAFPSYLYDCHAFINNTDTLAYEWLKYYQLLAGIDWSVGVILTKLENQGKLDSTLIIYTSDNGLLKGEHLLRGKQIPQDESLRLPMFIRYPAWYAPNTKITDEMVMNIDIAPTLIDAAGFNNPAQMDGWSIHDITTGVKQRKQFMYEFYNKEECTPTLHAVRSFDYKYVFNSCDNVVEEFYDLINDSLETYNKINVPSYQALIQVYRLKLDSMRKFYGDTILVDTIINCELYNGIETEGDEETESGVLYATVFPNPGNDLLNINWSYVYTLQTEVTITDITGRIIYYKSFRLGEERTILLQTMDWPTGMYVISINAGNEQKRLKYVRE; encoded by the coding sequence ATGAAATTCTACCATTACACATTATCCATTTTGCTTTTGCTTTGTTGCTTTCTATCCTCCGGTTTGTATGCACAAAGCATTTCACAGGTTTCAGCTATCGGTCCATCTTCTGCGACTGTAACCTGGCAGGGATGTAATGATAACAATGAAGCGATACGTTACCGGTTGGATGGAACTTCGGATTGGATCACTGTTTCTACCGGGACGATATCCACTTTCAAGATTCCAAATCTCCGACCCAAAACACATTACGAGTTTGAAGTAAAAACAGGTTCAGTAAATGGTGTGGAAACCTGGTCGGCTGGTGAAAAAATACTTACAATTGGAAGACCCAATCTGCTGGTGATCATGGCTGATGACGGACGTTATGATAATTATACCGTAAACGGCGGCCCTGATTTTTTTCCTTCACCCAATATTAACAGTATAGCAGAAGAAGGTGCCAATTTCAAGTACTGTTTTCCAGCATTGTCCCTTTGTTCACCCAGCCGTGCCTCACTTGTCACCGGAACATATCCTCATCACCATGGTGTATTTGGCAATGCTGTTATTGATACATTACTATTGCCAACAGTTGCAGAAATATTACATGATTCAGGTTATTATGTTGGTCTGGTGGGGAAATATGGTTTTGATAAATGGCCCATTCCGGGTTATGATTACTGGCTTCAATCAGCAAGTGATCCTTATACCAATGTAATTTATGACACACCAACAGGTCCAACATTTATTCCCGGACACAAAACCAATGTTTTCACCAATGGAGCGAAAGATTTTTTGAGCTCAGTGCCCGATGATAAACCATTTTGTCTATTCCTTTTTCACAAAGCCCCTCATGTGCCTTTAGACCCAAGGCCTGATGATACAACCCTGTTTCTTACGGATACGATGCCGTTTCCTGATGACTTTTATCCATACACAGAGGCATTTCCCAGTTACCTGTATGATTGCCATGCGTTCATAAACAATACGGATACGCTTGCGTACGAATGGCTTAAATACTATCAGTTACTGGCTGGTATTGATTGGAGCGTTGGAGTAATCTTAACCAAGTTGGAAAATCAGGGTAAACTCGACAGCACGTTAATCATATACACCAGTGACAATGGATTGTTGAAAGGCGAGCACCTTTTGCGTGGCAAACAAATTCCGCAGGATGAATCATTGCGGTTGCCCATGTTTATCAGATATCCGGCTTGGTATGCCCCAAACACAAAAATTACTGATGAGATGGTAATGAATATTGATATCGCACCTACGCTTATTGATGCTGCAGGCTTTAATAATCCTGCACAAATGGATGGATGGTCCATTCATGACATTACTACCGGAGTAAAACAACGCAAGCAATTCATGTATGAATTTTACAATAAGGAAGAATGTACGCCAACCCTTCATGCAGTTCGCTCATTTGATTACAAGTATGTTTTTAATTCCTGTGACAATGTTGTGGAAGAGTTTTATGATCTCATCAACGATTCATTGGAAACTTATAATAAAATCAATGTTCCTTCTTATCAGGCCTTGATTCAGGTTTATCGTTTAAAGCTGGATTCAATGCGCAAGTTTTATGGAGATACCATTTTGGTAGATACCATAATCAATTGTGAATTGTACAACGGAATAGAAACCGAAGGCGATGAAGAAACTGAATCAGGAGTGTTATATGCAACTGTTTTTCCAAATCCCGGAAATGATCTGCTAAACATTAACTGGTCATATGTTTATACTCTGCAAACAGAAGTAACTATTACTGACATCACAGGCAGGATCATATATTATAAATCTTTCCGGTTGGGAGAAGAGCGAACGATTCTGTTGCAAACGATGGACTGGCCGACAGGGATGTATGTTATTTCTATCAATGCAGGCAATGAACAGAAAAGGTTAAAGTATGTTCGGGAATAA
- the trxA gene encoding thioredoxin, translating to MALQLTDSNFKETVLDGNQVALVDFWAEWCGPCRMIGPVVEELAHEYEGKVVIGKVNVDDNPETATQYGIRSIPTILFFKNGQMVDKQVGVVPKSVLESKLKSHLS from the coding sequence ATGGCATTACAATTAACAGATTCCAACTTCAAAGAAACTGTGTTGGATGGTAACCAGGTTGCACTCGTTGACTTTTGGGCCGAATGGTGCGGACCTTGCAGAATGATAGGTCCTGTAGTTGAGGAATTGGCTCATGAATATGAGGGTAAAGTGGTAATTGGGAAAGTGAATGTGGATGATAATCCTGAAACAGCAACCCAATATGGCATCAGGAGCATTCCTACCATTCTCTTTTTCAAGAATGGCCAGATGGTAGATAAGCAGGTTGGAGTAGTTCCGAAGTCTGTGCTAGAATCAAAATTGAAGTCACACTTGTCATAG
- the nadC gene encoding carboxylating nicotinate-nucleotide diphosphorylase, whose translation MYWRNFIQAALEEDVREGDHTSLSCISDSAKGNAQLHIKDNGILAGVELAQKIFQYLDPTIQMKIHINDGATINKGQIAFEISGNARSILTGERLALNCMQRMSGIATLTNEYVRKVEGYNTVILDTRKTTPLFRTAEKWAVKIGGGHNHRFGLFDMILIKDNHIDYAGGIVQAIEAVKRYQDEKNLKLKVEIEARSIEDVELILKSGYVNRIMLDNFSLSDTSRAVAIINNTVETEASGGVTLETVRDIASTGVNYISVGALTHSYRSLDLSLKAKLL comes from the coding sequence GTGTATTGGCGAAATTTTATACAAGCTGCGCTTGAAGAAGATGTCAGAGAAGGCGATCATACTTCCCTTTCGTGTATAAGCGATTCAGCCAAAGGCAACGCACAGTTGCATATCAAAGACAACGGCATTTTAGCGGGAGTTGAATTGGCGCAAAAAATATTTCAGTATCTGGATCCGACGATTCAAATGAAGATACACATCAATGATGGCGCTACCATTAATAAGGGCCAAATTGCATTCGAAATTTCCGGTAACGCTCGTTCGATTTTAACAGGCGAGCGATTAGCGCTCAATTGTATGCAGCGTATGAGCGGTATTGCAACACTTACTAATGAGTATGTAAGAAAAGTGGAGGGTTATAACACTGTTATTCTCGATACAAGGAAGACTACACCACTCTTCCGCACTGCAGAAAAATGGGCAGTGAAGATCGGCGGAGGACACAACCACCGGTTCGGTTTGTTCGACATGATTTTGATTAAAGACAATCACATCGATTATGCCGGTGGAATTGTACAGGCAATTGAAGCGGTAAAAAGATACCAGGACGAAAAGAATCTAAAACTGAAAGTGGAAATAGAAGCCAGGTCCATTGAAGATGTTGAACTGATCCTCAAATCCGGTTATGTAAATCGTATTATGCTGGATAATTTTTCATTGTCAGACACAAGCCGTGCAGTTGCAATAATTAATAACACAGTGGAAACTGAGGCTTCAGGTGGCGTTACACTGGAAACAGTGCGTGATATTGCATCAACAGGTGTTAATTATATCTCAGTAGGAGCCTTAACACATTCCTATCGTAGCCTTGATCTCAGTTTAAAAGCTAAACTACTTTAG
- a CDS encoding DUF4783 domain-containing protein, with the protein MKLPSHKGFLLFILLSFPVIVFSNIDIVDNIANAIRSGNSKEVARYFDSNVEITILDKESVYSKVQAEMVLRDFFSKNPVQSFEVVHRGNSGEGSSYGIGPLKSTTQSFRVYFYVKQKGTTSTIQEMRFEKQH; encoded by the coding sequence ATGAAATTACCTTCCCATAAAGGTTTTTTACTTTTTATACTGCTTTCTTTTCCGGTTATTGTTTTTTCCAACATTGATATCGTTGATAATATTGCCAATGCAATAAGAAGCGGGAATTCAAAAGAAGTTGCCAGGTATTTTGATTCAAATGTTGAAATCACCATCCTTGATAAGGAATCAGTCTATAGCAAAGTGCAGGCTGAAATGGTATTACGCGATTTTTTCTCCAAAAATCCAGTGCAGTCCTTTGAAGTAGTGCACAGGGGAAATTCCGGTGAAGGTTCATCTTACGGGATTGGTCCGTTAAAGTCCACCACGCAGTCTTTCAGAGTTTATTTTTATGTTAAGCAGAAAGGTACTACCTCTACTATTCAGGAAATGAGATTCGAAAAGCAACACTAG
- the dnaE gene encoding DNA polymerase III subunit alpha yields MPDFCHLHSHTQYSLLDGAADISSLMDKAVKEEMKAIAITDHGNMFGVFQFVKEAHKKNILPIVGCEFYIVPDRFKKELIAGFGNDEDGTRGKKSFHQVLLAKNETGYKNLMKLCSLGFIDGYYYNPRIDFELIKQHSEGVIATSCCLAGIIPQHILYKSEAEAEAILKEWLDVFGEDYYIELQRHGIPEQDKVNQVLIRFARKYNVKVIATNDSHYVNQEDSEAQDILLCLQTNKAFDDPGRMRFSNNQFFFKTKAQMEERFIDIPEALDNTMEVVSKIEPLDLKKKILLPFFPLPAGYTSNQQYLEHLTWQGAKVRYDDISVAVRERLQYELSIIEKTGFSGYFLIVQDFINEAKKLGVWVGPGRGSAAGSAVAYCIGITNVDPLQYNLLFERFLNPERVSMPDMDIDFDDAGRQRVIDYVVQKYGQNQVAQIITFGTMGPKTGIRDVARVLGLPLAESNRIAKLIPEMPGMSFKRAYSEVKELAALRNSPDALIKKTIRIAETLEGCTRHHGIHAAGVIIAPSDIRDHIPVISPKDSTLLVTQYEGKLIEDAGLLKMDFLGLKTLSILKDALADIEKNHSIQIDLDKIPYDDLKTYELFQRGDTVGIFQFESPGMRKYLRELKPTHIEDLIAMNALYRPGPMNYIPDYIDRKHGRKKVSYPHPLLEEVLKPTNGIMVYQEQIMQAAQIMAGYTLGAADLLRRAMGKKDMKEMQKQRAIFVEGAKKKGIEGKSAEEVFTIMEKFAEYGFNRSHSAGYAIIAYQTAYLKANYPPEFMAATLSNYMGSTEDTQYYLNETKRFHIPTLGPDINESELKFTANKKGEIRFSLSAIKGVGEAAVIAIVAERENKGAYKNLFDLTKRVSSRSLNKKAAESLAAAGAFDCFEGTHRAQYFATLPGETISAIEKTIKNATADQARANVKMQTLFGEVAHEEMRNPVLPQTEQWPALVKLKREKEVTGVYLSGHPLEDYKMEMNNFCTSTVADLENYKNQEAAIAGIITTVEHRVSKNGKPFATFSIEDFTGATELVLFGEEYLKLKHFLVEGTMLFVKGKYQLRYNSEDRYELKISSIQLLQDIRERLTKRVTLNISLNDVNDQLILKIEELFTKYKGNFPVAIQVNDKSDNFSLNFNAQKATVNLSEEFMHMVDEFPEVELKLN; encoded by the coding sequence ATGCCTGATTTTTGTCATTTACACAGTCACACACAATACTCACTGCTCGACGGAGCTGCTGATATTTCTTCGTTAATGGATAAAGCCGTTAAAGAGGAGATGAAAGCCATTGCGATCACCGATCATGGTAACATGTTCGGTGTATTTCAATTTGTAAAAGAAGCGCACAAAAAAAATATACTTCCGATTGTAGGTTGCGAGTTTTATATAGTGCCAGACCGTTTTAAAAAGGAACTGATTGCAGGTTTTGGAAATGATGAAGATGGAACACGTGGAAAAAAATCGTTTCACCAGGTTTTGCTTGCGAAAAATGAAACCGGCTATAAAAACCTGATGAAGCTTTGTTCACTCGGATTTATTGACGGTTATTACTACAATCCAAGAATTGATTTTGAACTGATAAAGCAACACAGTGAAGGGGTGATTGCCACCAGTTGTTGCCTTGCAGGAATTATTCCGCAACACATTCTTTATAAATCAGAAGCTGAAGCAGAAGCGATTTTAAAAGAATGGTTAGATGTTTTTGGTGAAGATTACTACATCGAACTGCAACGCCATGGAATTCCTGAACAGGACAAAGTAAACCAGGTGCTCATCAGGTTTGCCAGAAAATACAATGTGAAAGTTATCGCAACCAATGATTCACATTATGTAAATCAGGAAGATTCAGAAGCACAGGATATTCTGCTATGCCTGCAAACCAACAAAGCATTTGATGATCCTGGAAGAATGCGGTTTTCTAACAACCAGTTTTTCTTTAAAACAAAAGCGCAGATGGAAGAGCGCTTCATTGATATTCCTGAAGCACTTGACAATACCATGGAAGTGGTTTCGAAAATTGAACCGCTCGACCTGAAGAAAAAGATCCTGCTGCCCTTTTTTCCATTGCCTGCTGGTTATACTTCCAACCAGCAATACCTTGAACACCTTACCTGGCAAGGAGCAAAAGTACGGTATGATGATATCTCAGTAGCTGTTCGTGAAAGGTTGCAATATGAATTAAGCATTATTGAAAAAACAGGATTCTCAGGATATTTTTTGATTGTTCAGGATTTCATCAACGAAGCAAAAAAGTTAGGCGTTTGGGTGGGTCCGGGACGTGGTTCAGCGGCCGGTTCAGCAGTCGCTTATTGCATCGGCATTACGAATGTTGATCCGTTGCAATACAATTTGTTGTTCGAGCGCTTTCTTAATCCGGAACGTGTTTCAATGCCTGATATGGACATTGACTTTGATGACGCCGGCAGACAACGCGTGATTGATTATGTGGTGCAAAAATATGGGCAAAACCAGGTTGCGCAGATCATCACCTTTGGAACGATGGGTCCCAAAACGGGAATACGTGATGTGGCAAGAGTATTGGGTTTGCCATTGGCAGAATCAAACCGTATTGCCAAGCTGATTCCGGAAATGCCAGGCATGAGTTTTAAGCGTGCTTACAGCGAAGTGAAAGAGCTTGCGGCATTGCGTAACAGTCCTGATGCGCTGATAAAAAAAACAATTCGTATTGCAGAAACCCTCGAAGGTTGTACGAGGCACCATGGCATTCATGCAGCCGGTGTCATCATTGCTCCAAGCGATATACGAGATCACATTCCTGTTATTTCTCCAAAGGATTCAACCTTGCTTGTTACGCAGTATGAAGGCAAGTTAATTGAAGATGCCGGTCTGCTGAAGATGGATTTTCTGGGATTGAAAACCCTTTCTATTCTGAAAGATGCACTGGCAGATATTGAGAAAAATCACAGCATCCAAATTGACCTTGATAAGATTCCGTATGATGACTTAAAAACGTATGAGTTGTTTCAACGTGGTGACACAGTTGGTATTTTTCAGTTTGAATCGCCTGGTATGCGTAAGTACCTGCGGGAATTAAAACCAACACATATAGAAGATCTGATTGCGATGAATGCTTTATATCGTCCTGGCCCTATGAATTATATTCCTGACTATATCGACCGGAAGCACGGACGCAAGAAAGTTTCTTACCCGCATCCATTGCTCGAAGAAGTGTTGAAGCCCACCAATGGCATCATGGTATACCAGGAGCAGATTATGCAGGCGGCGCAAATCATGGCCGGATATACGTTGGGTGCAGCAGATTTGCTTCGCAGAGCGATGGGTAAAAAGGACATGAAGGAAATGCAAAAGCAACGGGCCATTTTTGTGGAAGGCGCGAAGAAAAAAGGAATCGAAGGCAAATCAGCGGAAGAAGTATTTACCATCATGGAAAAATTTGCAGAATATGGTTTCAACCGTTCCCACTCTGCCGGCTATGCAATAATTGCTTATCAGACTGCCTATCTGAAGGCCAACTATCCACCGGAATTTATGGCCGCTACGTTGTCTAATTACATGGGTTCAACAGAAGACACCCAATATTACCTGAATGAAACAAAGCGTTTTCATATCCCGACACTTGGCCCTGATATTAACGAAAGTGAACTGAAGTTTACTGCAAATAAAAAAGGGGAGATTCGGTTTTCATTGTCTGCCATTAAAGGCGTTGGCGAAGCAGCGGTTATTGCAATCGTTGCAGAAAGGGAAAATAAAGGCGCCTATAAAAATTTGTTTGACCTCACCAAAAGGGTCAGTTCGCGTTCGCTGAATAAGAAAGCGGCTGAAAGTTTAGCGGCTGCCGGAGCATTCGATTGCTTTGAAGGAACACATCGTGCCCAGTATTTTGCTACGCTTCCGGGAGAAACCATTTCTGCAATAGAAAAGACGATTAAAAATGCAACCGCTGACCAGGCGAGAGCTAATGTGAAAATGCAAACACTTTTCGGGGAGGTTGCGCATGAAGAAATGCGGAATCCGGTACTTCCGCAGACGGAACAATGGCCTGCATTGGTGAAGCTCAAACGTGAAAAAGAAGTAACCGGCGTTTATTTATCAGGACATCCGCTGGAAGACTACAAGATGGAGATGAATAATTTTTGTACCAGCACCGTTGCTGATCTCGAGAATTATAAAAATCAGGAGGCCGCAATAGCAGGAATAATCACTACCGTGGAGCATAGGGTAAGCAAAAACGGGAAACCATTCGCCACGTTCAGCATTGAGGATTTTACCGGAGCCACAGAGCTTGTTTTATTTGGTGAAGAATACCTGAAGCTGAAACATTTTCTTGTTGAAGGAACTATGCTTTTCGTGAAGGGAAAATACCAGCTTCGTTACAATTCAGAAGACCGGTATGAACTTAAAATTTCATCCATCCAGTTGCTTCAGGATATCAGAGAACGGTTGACTAAAAGGGTGACATTGAATATCTCACTCAATGATGTGAATGACCAGCTGATTTTGAAAATTGAAGAATTATTTACCAAATACAAAGGCAACTTTCCGGTAGCGATTCAGGTTAATGATAAATCTGATAATTTCTCACTCAATTTCAATGCTCAGAAAGCAACCGTAAATCTCAGTGAAGAATTTATGCATATGGTAGACGAATTTCCTGAGGTGGAATTGAAGCTGAATTGA
- a CDS encoding translation initiation factor encodes MSNKNKHLKGVVFSTDPGYQYQQQEVETSRTLPGKQQNLSIRIEKNHRGGKTVTVVDGFIGSTQDLEELGQVLKKKCGVGGSAKDGLILIQGAQKERVVKMLLEMGYKAK; translated from the coding sequence GTGTCAAATAAAAATAAGCACCTTAAAGGCGTTGTGTTTTCCACTGATCCGGGATATCAGTATCAGCAGCAAGAAGTAGAAACCTCAAGAACTTTACCAGGTAAGCAACAAAACCTTAGCATACGAATTGAAAAAAATCACCGGGGCGGTAAAACGGTAACAGTGGTGGATGGATTTATTGGTTCCACGCAGGATCTTGAGGAGCTTGGTCAAGTGCTGAAAAAGAAATGCGGAGTGGGTGGCAGTGCCAAGGATGGATTAATCCTGATACAGGGAGCACAAAAGGAAAGAGTGGTAAAGATGTTATTGGAAATGGGATACAAAGCAAAGTAA
- a CDS encoding 2,3-bisphosphoglycerate-independent phosphoglycerate mutase: protein MNKKMILMIMDGWGHGAHPASDAIYQANVPFVKNLYAKYPHCELITCGEAVGLPDGQMGNSEVGHMNIGAGRIVYQELMRINKSIEHKELHNNPALLEMISYAKTNSKPLHLLGLVSDGGVHSHINHLMALCDAAKEQGLEEVYIHAFTDGRDTDPQSGLGFLAALQHHLDKSVGQIASVTGRYYAMDRDNRWARVKIAYDALVKGIGEKSINISESINKSYQENITDEFIKPIIKVNSTGEPLATIKEGDAVICFNFRTDRCREITRALTQEDFPEFEMRKLSLRFTTMTIYDQTFEKVGFIFSNDNLNHTLGETLSEKGLSQIRMAETEKYPHVTFFFNGGREEPFKGEYRFMIPSPKVATYDLQPEMSAIEVKNLLIEKLKELQPHFVCINFANADMVGHTGVMAAVKKAVETVDQCVKEVLETALAMDYAVLLTADHGNADYMINADGSPNTAHTLNPVPLFLIDNSLKMKLKNGKLADLAPTILSIMGVDIPKEMTGDILTYQL, encoded by the coding sequence ATGAATAAGAAAATGATTTTGATGATAATGGATGGTTGGGGCCACGGTGCTCATCCGGCGAGTGATGCAATATACCAGGCAAATGTTCCTTTCGTAAAAAATCTGTATGCGAAATACCCTCATTGTGAGTTGATCACGTGCGGGGAAGCCGTGGGTTTGCCTGATGGCCAAATGGGCAACTCTGAAGTAGGTCATATGAATATCGGAGCCGGACGGATAGTTTACCAGGAACTGATGCGCATCAATAAATCGATTGAACACAAAGAATTACACAACAATCCAGCATTGCTGGAGATGATCAGCTACGCGAAAACAAATAGCAAACCGCTTCACCTTTTGGGTCTCGTTTCTGATGGTGGTGTGCATTCACACATTAATCACCTGATGGCATTGTGCGATGCTGCAAAGGAGCAAGGACTTGAGGAAGTATATATTCATGCATTTACTGATGGTCGTGATACTGATCCGCAAAGCGGACTGGGCTTCTTGGCTGCATTGCAGCATCATCTTGATAAAAGCGTTGGACAGATTGCTTCTGTCACAGGGAGATATTATGCAATGGATCGCGACAACCGTTGGGCGCGTGTGAAGATCGCTTATGATGCATTGGTTAAAGGTATAGGTGAGAAATCAATAAATATTTCAGAGAGTATAAATAAATCTTACCAGGAAAACATAACGGATGAATTCATCAAGCCCATCATTAAAGTAAATTCAACGGGTGAGCCGCTTGCCACCATTAAAGAAGGTGACGCAGTAATTTGTTTCAACTTCAGAACAGATCGTTGTCGTGAAATTACGCGCGCTCTTACACAGGAAGATTTTCCGGAATTTGAAATGAGAAAGCTTTCGCTTCGCTTCACCACCATGACCATTTATGACCAGACTTTCGAAAAGGTGGGCTTTATATTTTCAAACGACAACCTGAATCATACGCTGGGAGAAACGCTGTCGGAAAAAGGACTTAGCCAAATCCGCATGGCGGAAACAGAGAAATATCCGCATGTTACTTTCTTTTTCAATGGAGGAAGAGAAGAACCGTTTAAAGGCGAATACCGCTTCATGATTCCTTCTCCAAAAGTTGCTACTTACGATTTACAACCCGAGATGAGTGCCATTGAAGTAAAAAATCTGCTGATCGAGAAATTGAAAGAGCTGCAACCCCATTTCGTATGTATCAATTTTGCCAATGCTGATATGGTGGGGCACACCGGCGTGATGGCTGCTGTAAAAAAGGCGGTGGAAACCGTCGATCAGTGTGTAAAAGAAGTGTTGGAAACCGCACTTGCAATGGACTATGCTGTATTGCTGACTGCCGATCATGGCAATGCTGATTACATGATCAACGCGGATGGCAGTCCCAATACAGCACATACACTAAATCCGGTTCCATTGTTTCTAATTGACAATTCTTTAAAAATGAAATTGAAGAATGGTAAGCTTGCAGATCTTGCGCCAACCATTCTTAGCATAATGGGAGTTGATATACCAAAAGAGATGACTGGTGATATATTGACTTACCAACTATAG